One genomic segment of Arachis duranensis cultivar V14167 chromosome 4, aradu.V14167.gnm2.J7QH, whole genome shotgun sequence includes these proteins:
- the LOC107484397 gene encoding uncharacterized protein LOC107484397 translates to MEVVLGPGDQARAAGAEGAASVTSLRGRRRSPQQHTRTRPFGGTGGDSAIIMQELRHRVQNLERQLADRERDGRSTDPSYTPSPGSEEEDSHRSRPRRTSASRTEAESTRKESPIMRRRNDTIIYSRGGPTRRAARGREDREGRSERTRQHVIMGVTPFHRSILEVRLPKHFDKPTDMRYDETQDPLEHLTAFEARMNLEGVGDEVRCRAFPVTLAGPAIRWFNGLPQGSIYSFSDISRAFLAQFTTRIAKAKHPINLLGVTQRLGEPTRRYLDRFNDECLEIDGLTDSVASLCLTNGLLNENFRKHLTTKPVWTMHEIQTVAKEYINDEEVSRVMAANKRQPSYNQARQQGNGERPKGQNREEVLSKAPRAFPRVGKFTNYTPLNLPIVEVYQQIAEKGILPKPRPLKDRTGGNKNLYCDYHKGYGHLTQDCFDLKDALETSDKGR, encoded by the coding sequence ATGGAAGTCGTGCTGGGTCCCGGTGACCAAGCTCGAGCAGCCGGAGCGGAGGGGGCCGCCTCCGTCACCTCGCTGAGGGGACGGCGGAGGTCCCCCCAACAACACACGAGAACACGACCCTTCGGAGGAACGGGTGGCGATAGCGCCATAATAATGCAGGAACTACGCCACAGAGTCCAGAACTTAGAACGACAGCTGGCCGACCGGGAGCGGGATGGACGGTCTACCGATCCCAGCTACACCCCGTCTCCCGGGAGCGAGGAGGAAGACTCTCACCGAAGCCGCCCGCGGCGTACATCCGCATCCCGGACGGAAGCGGAGAGCACGCGGAAGGAGTCACCAATAATGAGAAGAAGAAACGACACGATCATCTACTCCCGCGGCGGACCAACCCGCCGAGCAGCAAGAGGCCGCGAGGACAGGGAAGGGAGATCCGAGAGAACACGACAACATGTCATAATGGGCGTCACCCCGTTCCACCGATCTATCCTCGAGGTTCGGTTGCCGAAACACttcgacaaaccaacggacatgaggtacgaCGAAACTCAAGACCCTCTAGAACACCTCACGGCCTTTGAGGCCAGGATGAATCTGGAGGGAGTGGGTGACGAAGTAAGATGCCGCGCCTTCCCGGTAACCTTAGCAGGGCCAGCGATAAGATGGTTTAACGGCCTCCCACAAGGTTCCATCTACAGTTTCTCAGACATCAGCCGCGCATTCCTGGCCCAGTTTACAACGCGGATAGCAAAGGCCAAGCACCCTATCAACCTTCTAGGGGTAACCCAGAGACTAGGGGAGCCGACCAGGAGGTACTTAGATCGGTTCAACGACGAATGCTTGGAAATCGACGGCTTAACCGACTCGGTGGCCAGCCTTTGTCTGACAAACGGTCTCCTCAACGAGAACTTCCGAAAACACCTTACCACGAAACCGGTTTGGACGATGCATGAAATCCAGACGGTGGCTAAGGAGTACATAAATGACGAGGAAGTCAGCCGAGTTATGGCCGCCAATAAACGGCAACCCAGCTACAATCAAGCCCGGCAACAGGGCAATGGGGAAAGACCAAAGGGACAAAACAGAGAAGAGGTGCTTAGCAAGGCACCAAGGGCATTCCCCCGAGTCGGGAAATTCACCAACTACACCCCACTTAATCTCCCCATCGTGGAAGTTTACCAACAAATAGCCGAGAAAGGAATCCTGCCGAAACCTCGACCACTCAAAGACCGTACCGGAGGGAACAAGAACCTTTATTGTGATTACCACAAGGGTTACGGTCACCTAACGCAGGATTGTTTCGACTTGAAGGATGCATTGGAAACAAGCGATAAGGGAAGGTAA
- the LOC107484398 gene encoding uncharacterized protein LOC107484398, whose translation MARQDATMRNLKRQAGQLPRQLAKRPTNAFPSDTIPNPREECKDVQLRSGKIVGEYIKDINKEAKKPREDDKIDYKNDKEAQPSKKGKEVMKKLEISIPLAEALEQMPLYAKFLKELISKKRSWQEKETVVLTQECSAIIQKGLPPKLKDPGSFLIPCTIGNMAIDKALCDLGASINLMPLFMMKKLMIEEVKPIRMSLQLADISLKIPNEVVENLLVKVGKFIFPSDFVILNMDEEGNNSIILGRPFLATARVIIDVEKGKMVLRVHEEQMVINVFKAMQYPIEKENCMRIDMVDTLVEEELEVE comes from the exons ATGGCCAGACAAGATGCCACAATGAGAAATCTTAAAAGACAAGCGGGGCAATTGCCCAGACAACTAGCTAAACGGCCAACTAATGCTTTTCCAAGTGATACAATCCCTAACCCAAGGGAGGAATGTAAAGATGTGCAGTTGAGAAGTGGCAAGATAGTTGGAGAATACATTAAGGACATCAATAAGGAGGCAAAAAAGCCAAGAGAAGATGACAAAATAGACTACAAGAATGATAAAGAGGCACAACCCTCTAAGAAAGGCAAGGAAGTCATGAA GAAACTTGAAATCAGCATTCCACTGGCTGAAGCTCTGGAGCAGATGCCATTGTATGCAAAATTTCTTAAAGAGCTAATTtccaagaagagaagctggcAGGAGAAAGAAACTGTGGTCCTTACCCAAGAGTGTAGTGCAATTATTCAAAAGGGACTTCCACCAAAACTgaaagatccaggaagcttccTTATACCATGCACTATTGGAAATATGGCTATTGATAAAGCACtctgtgacctgggagcaagTATTAATCTAATGCCTCTTTTCATGatgaaaaaattaatgataGAAGAGGTTAAGCCTATAAGGATGTCATTACAACTTGCTGACATATCTCTCAAGATACCAAATGAAGTAGTGGAGAACCTATTAGTGAAAGTTGGAAAATTCATTTTCCCATCTGATTTTGTGATCCTGAACATGGATGAGGAAGGAAATAACTCAATtattcttggaagaccttttctgGCTACTGCTAGGGTAATCATTGATGTTGAGAAGGGAAAAATGGTTCTCAGGGTGCATGAGGAACAAATGGTTATCAATGTTTTCAAAGCAATGCAATATCCTATTGAGAAAGAAAATTGCATGAGGATTGACATGGTAGACACTCTGGTTGAAGAAGAACTTGAAGTAGAGTAA